In Streptomyces chartreusis NRRL 3882, the following are encoded in one genomic region:
- a CDS encoding ABC transporter permease, which translates to MTATSTPPSTSTPYADLKAPTTVRRLLTQPTTGPLIALLLACVFFATSTDQFLTGGNFSLIVQQVMVVGTLAIGQTLIILTAGIDLSCGAVMAFGSIVIAKMAAEGSLPPLAAIALGLVVCAGFGMLNGALVQKVPLPPFIVTLGMLNVAFALTHIYSEEQTVSNLPGPLTALGQTFPLGKTDITYGSLVTIALFLLLAYALSSTGWGRHVYALGNSPEAARLNGIRTSRLTIGVYTAAGLLYGIAALLLISRTGVGDPQAGQTDNLDSITAVVLGGTSLFGGRGSVLGTFIGVLIVGVFRNGLQLMGVASIYQTLITGVLVILAVTVDQISRRKAR; encoded by the coding sequence ATGACTGCCACGTCCACGCCACCCTCCACGTCCACGCCGTACGCCGATCTCAAGGCGCCGACCACGGTCCGCAGACTGCTCACCCAACCGACCACCGGCCCGCTGATCGCCCTCCTGCTGGCCTGTGTCTTCTTCGCCACCTCGACCGACCAGTTCCTCACCGGCGGGAACTTCTCGCTGATCGTCCAGCAGGTCATGGTCGTCGGCACGCTGGCCATCGGCCAGACGCTCATCATCCTCACCGCGGGCATCGACCTGTCCTGCGGAGCGGTGATGGCGTTCGGCAGCATCGTGATCGCGAAGATGGCCGCCGAGGGCTCCCTGCCGCCGCTCGCCGCTATCGCGCTGGGCCTGGTCGTCTGCGCCGGCTTCGGCATGCTCAACGGCGCATTGGTTCAGAAGGTCCCGCTGCCGCCGTTCATCGTCACCCTCGGCATGCTCAACGTGGCGTTCGCGCTGACGCACATCTACTCCGAGGAGCAGACCGTCAGCAACCTGCCCGGCCCGCTGACGGCCCTCGGGCAGACCTTCCCGCTCGGCAAGACCGACATCACCTACGGCTCGCTGGTCACCATCGCCCTGTTCCTCCTCCTCGCCTACGCGCTGAGCAGCACCGGCTGGGGCCGGCACGTCTACGCGCTGGGCAACAGCCCGGAAGCGGCGCGGCTGAACGGCATCCGCACCTCCCGCCTGACCATCGGCGTCTACACCGCGGCCGGTCTCCTCTACGGCATCGCCGCCCTGCTGCTCATCTCGCGTACCGGGGTGGGCGATCCGCAGGCCGGGCAGACCGACAACCTCGACAGCATCACCGCCGTGGTGCTCGGCGGCACGAGCCTCTTCGGCGGACGCGGTTCGGTCCTGGGCACGTTCATCGGCGTCCTCATCGTCGGCGTCTTCCGCAACGGGCTCCAGCTGATGGGGGTCGCCTCGATCTACCAGACCCTGATCACCGGCGTCCTGGTCATCCTCGCGGTGACCGTCGACCAGATCTCCCGGAGGAAGGCCCGATGA
- a CDS encoding sugar ABC transporter substrate-binding protein, which produces MSRTSRLPSSLLRVAACTGVAALTLTACGSGSGSGSTSTGSGEVKVGLITKTDTNPFFVKMKEGAEKSAKAEGVKLMTAAGKFDGDNAGQVTAIENMVAAGVKGILITPSDSKAIVPAIEKAKAKGVLVIALDTPTEPQSAVDALFATDNLKAGELIGEYAKAAMKGKTAKIAALDLAPGVSVGVQRHNGFLKGFGATDKDVACAQDTGGDQSKGQTAMENCLQKEPGINVVYTINEPAALGAYTALKAKGREKDVLIVSVDGGCTGTKAVKDGKIAATSQQYPLKMAAEGVKAVVTYAKDGKKASGYTDTGVTLITDKAQDGVASKDTAYGLDNCWG; this is translated from the coding sequence ATGTCACGCACCTCTCGTCTCCCCTCCTCCCTGCTCCGAGTCGCCGCGTGCACGGGCGTCGCGGCCCTCACCCTGACCGCCTGTGGATCCGGATCGGGATCGGGCAGCACGAGCACCGGCTCGGGCGAGGTCAAGGTCGGCCTGATCACCAAGACGGACACCAACCCGTTCTTCGTCAAGATGAAGGAGGGCGCGGAGAAGTCCGCGAAGGCCGAGGGTGTCAAGCTCATGACCGCGGCGGGCAAGTTCGACGGCGACAACGCCGGGCAGGTCACCGCGATCGAGAACATGGTCGCCGCCGGTGTGAAGGGCATCCTGATCACCCCGAGCGACTCCAAGGCGATCGTGCCCGCGATCGAGAAGGCCAAGGCCAAGGGCGTCCTGGTCATCGCCCTGGACACCCCGACCGAGCCGCAGAGCGCGGTCGACGCCCTCTTCGCCACCGACAACCTCAAGGCCGGTGAGCTGATCGGCGAGTACGCCAAGGCCGCGATGAAGGGCAAGACCGCGAAGATAGCCGCCCTCGACCTCGCGCCGGGCGTCTCCGTCGGCGTCCAGCGGCACAACGGCTTCCTCAAGGGCTTCGGCGCCACCGACAAGGACGTCGCCTGCGCCCAGGACACCGGCGGCGACCAGTCCAAGGGCCAGACGGCGATGGAGAACTGCCTCCAGAAGGAGCCCGGCATCAACGTCGTCTACACCATCAACGAGCCCGCCGCGCTGGGCGCGTACACCGCGCTCAAGGCCAAGGGCCGGGAGAAGGACGTCCTGATCGTCTCCGTCGACGGCGGCTGCACCGGCACCAAGGCCGTCAAGGACGGCAAGATCGCCGCCACCTCGCAGCAGTACCCGCTCAAGATGGCCGCCGAGGGCGTCAAGGCCGTCGTGACGTACGCCAAGGACGGCAAGAAGGCCTCGGGTTACACCGACACCGGAGTCACCCTGATCACCGACAAGGCGCAGGACGGGGTCGCTTCCAAGGACACCGCCTACGGCCTGGACAACTGCTGGGGCTGA
- a CDS encoding carbohydrate kinase family protein — protein MSRITVLGECVADAFTEPAPAPNELALRVLPGGGPANTAVALARLGTSARFLARLSGDVFGRLFRAHLAASGVDLSHAVQAAEPSTLAVAELDARGQAAFSFHAQATADWQWTSAELAGVDLAGTACVHTGSLALVREPGAAVVEDFLVAAAPRATISIDPNVRPLLVRPEVYRARLAHWCGLADVLRLSEDDLELLLPGTPPEQACDTWHAAGARLVVITRGAEGALASLDGERVRVPAVATPVVDTVGAGDSFTAGLLHHLGTHELLGGRLTDLRLADVEAACLFAVRVAALTCSVAGPNPPWQDQLPRLTPGARAVRHLDSTR, from the coding sequence ATGAGCCGGATCACCGTCCTCGGAGAGTGCGTCGCCGACGCGTTCACCGAGCCCGCACCCGCACCGAACGAACTCGCCCTGCGCGTCCTGCCGGGCGGCGGGCCGGCCAACACGGCGGTGGCCCTGGCCCGCCTGGGCACCTCTGCCCGCTTCCTCGCGCGGCTGTCCGGCGACGTGTTCGGCCGCCTGTTCCGGGCCCACCTCGCCGCTTCCGGCGTGGACCTCTCGCACGCCGTTCAGGCCGCCGAACCCAGCACGCTCGCCGTCGCCGAACTGGACGCCCGGGGCCAGGCCGCGTTCTCCTTCCACGCCCAGGCCACCGCCGACTGGCAGTGGACGAGCGCGGAACTGGCCGGGGTGGACCTGGCCGGCACCGCCTGCGTGCACACCGGTTCGCTGGCCCTGGTCAGGGAGCCGGGAGCGGCGGTGGTGGAGGACTTCCTGGTTGCGGCCGCTCCCCGGGCCACCATCAGCATCGATCCCAACGTCCGCCCGCTCCTGGTGCGCCCCGAGGTCTACCGCGCCCGGCTGGCGCACTGGTGCGGCCTCGCGGACGTGCTGCGGCTGAGCGAGGACGACTTGGAGCTCCTCCTGCCCGGAACACCGCCCGAGCAGGCGTGCGACACCTGGCACGCGGCGGGGGCCCGGCTCGTGGTGATCACGCGCGGCGCGGAAGGAGCCCTGGCCTCACTCGACGGGGAGCGCGTGCGTGTGCCGGCGGTGGCGACGCCGGTCGTCGACACGGTCGGTGCGGGGGACTCCTTCACGGCAGGCCTGCTGCACCACCTCGGCACCCACGAACTCCTCGGCGGCAGACTGACGGACCTGCGCCTCGCCGACGTCGAGGCGGCCTGCCTGTTCGCCGTGCGGGTCGCGGCCCTGACCTGCTCGGTCGCCGGCCCGAACCCGCCCTGGCAGGACCAGTTGCCGCGGCTCACGCCGGGCGCCCGCGCGGTCCGGCACCTCGACTCCACCCGCTGA
- a CDS encoding putative quinol monooxygenase has translation MTKTLLAEFTAREGAEGQVARLIQEYALKVREEEGNLAFDVYTKTASPRAYWIFEVYRDEDAFQAHLNAPYGGPFNAALTPLIEEDASVLTFLDPLATRP, from the coding sequence ATGACGAAAACCCTGCTCGCCGAGTTCACCGCCCGCGAGGGAGCGGAGGGCCAGGTCGCCCGCCTGATCCAGGAGTACGCCCTGAAGGTGCGCGAGGAGGAAGGCAACCTGGCCTTCGACGTCTACACCAAGACGGCCAGCCCCCGCGCCTACTGGATCTTCGAGGTCTACCGGGACGAGGACGCCTTCCAGGCACACCTGAACGCGCCGTACGGCGGCCCGTTCAACGCCGCGCTCACTCCGCTGATCGAGGAGGACGCCTCCGTGCTGACGTTCCTCGATCCGCTGGCCACGCGTCCCTGA
- a CDS encoding glycoside hydrolase family 32 protein — protein MSRIRVSRQARMRVATVVTVFALSAAPLTPQGVAQAYTETYRPQFHFTPQKNWMNDPNGLVYYKGEYHLFYQYNPNGNSWGDMSWGHAVSKDLVHWQELPLALSHDDEEMVFSGGAVVDWNNTTGFGTRENPPMVAIYTSAYRHGGKQAQSLAYSTDQGRTWTKYQGNPVLDIGSDNFRDPKVQWYAPTKSWLMTVSLSTEHKVRFYSSKNLKDWELQSEFGPAGATGGVWECPDLFPLAVDGDPKRIKWVLVVNLNPGGIAGGSAAQYFVGDFDGKKFTPEDKGTYTPPAGDVVQDFEGAGFGDWTATGTAFGQGPATGTLDGQQAVSGFDGKGLANSFHGGDGTTGSLTSPSFTVTSPYLNFKTGGGRHPHQAGTVLDGTAPEGTVLADFEGGGYGDWTATGDAFGTAPATGTLPGQQQVSGYLGSGLVNTFRSGDSTTGTLTSPEFTVGKKHINFLIGGGNHPADAANRTAVELLVDGQVVRSATGKDSEALDWASWDVGDLAGKKARIRIVDDNTGGWGHVNADHIVMSDTPVRRASQETSVNLIVDGKVVRSVTGTDSEAMDWASFDMRPYVGKKAQIRIVDTHTGGWGHVLADRFTAADKPAESVLQRAGWADYGKDYYAAVSWENAPGGKRYMIGWMNNWDYGQSVPTSPWRGVQSVPREMALRTLDGRIRLTSKPVGSLESLRQTEPATASGVSVKSTSKSLTGLGAKGKALDIEATFSLKDAARFGLKVRTGAGGEETVIGYDTASQELYVDRSRSGAGDFNSTFPGVQSAPLKAENGKVRLRILVDWSSVEVFGGRGESVITDQIFPYPSSTGVEVFAEGGTATLDSLRAWRLKSIWR, from the coding sequence ATGAGCCGTATACGCGTATCCCGGCAGGCCCGCATGAGGGTGGCGACGGTGGTGACCGTCTTCGCCCTGTCGGCGGCCCCGCTCACGCCGCAGGGCGTCGCACAGGCCTACACCGAGACCTACAGGCCCCAGTTCCACTTCACCCCGCAGAAGAACTGGATGAACGACCCCAACGGCCTGGTGTACTACAAGGGCGAGTACCACCTCTTCTACCAGTACAACCCGAACGGCAACTCCTGGGGCGACATGTCCTGGGGGCACGCGGTGAGCAAGGACCTCGTGCACTGGCAGGAGTTGCCGCTCGCCCTGTCGCACGACGACGAGGAGATGGTCTTCTCCGGCGGCGCCGTCGTCGACTGGAACAACACCACCGGGTTCGGCACCAGGGAGAACCCGCCCATGGTGGCGATCTACACCAGTGCCTACAGGCACGGCGGCAAGCAGGCCCAGTCGCTCGCCTACAGCACCGACCAGGGCCGCACCTGGACCAAGTACCAGGGCAATCCCGTCCTCGACATCGGCTCCGACAACTTCCGCGACCCCAAGGTGCAGTGGTACGCGCCGACCAAGAGCTGGCTGATGACCGTCTCACTGTCCACCGAGCACAAGGTGCGGTTCTACTCGTCCAAGAACCTCAAGGACTGGGAGCTGCAGAGCGAGTTCGGGCCGGCCGGTGCGACGGGTGGCGTGTGGGAGTGCCCCGACCTGTTCCCCCTCGCGGTCGACGGGGACCCGAAGAGGATCAAGTGGGTTCTGGTGGTCAACCTCAACCCCGGTGGCATCGCGGGTGGTTCGGCCGCCCAGTACTTCGTCGGGGACTTCGACGGCAAGAAGTTCACCCCTGAGGACAAGGGCACCTACACACCGCCCGCGGGCGACGTCGTGCAGGACTTCGAAGGCGCCGGCTTCGGGGACTGGACGGCGACCGGGACCGCGTTCGGCCAGGGGCCGGCAACCGGGACGCTGGACGGTCAGCAAGCCGTCTCGGGCTTCGACGGCAAGGGCCTCGCCAACAGCTTCCACGGCGGTGACGGCACCACCGGCTCCCTCACCTCCCCCTCCTTCACCGTGACCAGCCCGTACCTCAACTTCAAGACCGGTGGCGGGCGGCATCCGCACCAGGCCGGTACCGTCCTGGACGGCACCGCGCCCGAGGGCACGGTCCTCGCCGACTTCGAGGGCGGCGGCTACGGCGACTGGACGGCGACTGGGGACGCCTTCGGCACGGCACCGGCCACCGGCACACTCCCCGGACAGCAACAGGTTTCCGGATACCTGGGCAGCGGCCTGGTCAACACCTTCAGAAGCGGCGACTCCACCACCGGCACCCTCACCTCGCCCGAGTTCACCGTCGGCAAGAAGCACATCAACTTCCTCATCGGCGGCGGCAACCACCCGGCAGACGCGGCCAACCGCACCGCCGTCGAGCTCCTCGTGGACGGTCAGGTCGTGCGCAGCGCCACCGGGAAGGACTCCGAGGCACTCGACTGGGCCTCGTGGGACGTCGGCGACCTCGCCGGAAAGAAGGCGCGGATCAGGATCGTCGACGACAACACCGGCGGCTGGGGCCATGTCAACGCCGACCACATCGTCATGTCCGACACCCCGGTCCGGCGCGCCTCCCAGGAGACGTCCGTCAACCTGATCGTCGACGGCAAGGTCGTCCGCAGCGTGACCGGCACCGACAGTGAGGCCATGGACTGGGCGTCCTTCGACATGCGCCCCTACGTCGGCAAGAAGGCGCAGATCCGGATCGTCGACACGCACACCGGAGGCTGGGGCCACGTACTGGCCGACCGGTTCACAGCCGCGGACAAGCCCGCCGAGTCCGTTCTGCAGCGCGCCGGCTGGGCCGACTACGGCAAGGACTACTACGCGGCCGTGTCCTGGGAGAACGCGCCGGGCGGCAAGCGCTACATGATCGGCTGGATGAACAACTGGGACTACGGCCAGTCCGTCCCCACCTCCCCGTGGCGCGGCGTGCAGAGCGTCCCGAGGGAGATGGCCCTGCGTACCCTCGACGGCCGGATCCGGCTGACCAGCAAGCCGGTGGGCAGCCTGGAGTCCCTGCGGCAGACGGAGCCGGCGACGGCGTCCGGTGTCAGCGTCAAGAGCACCTCGAAGTCCCTGACCGGCCTCGGGGCCAAGGGCAAGGCGCTCGACATCGAGGCGACCTTCTCCCTCAAGGACGCGGCTCGCTTCGGCCTGAAGGTGCGCACCGGTGCGGGCGGCGAGGAGACCGTCATCGGCTACGACACCGCCTCCCAGGAACTGTACGTCGACCGCAGCCGATCCGGCGCCGGGGACTTCAACAGCACCTTCCCCGGCGTGCAGAGCGCACCTCTGAAGGCCGAGAACGGCAAGGTCAGACTGCGGATCCTCGTCGACTGGTCGTCCGTGGAGGTCTTCGGCGGCCGCGGCGAGTCCGTGATCACCGACCAGATCTTCCCCTACCCCTCCAGCACCGGCGTCGAGGTGTTCGCCGAAGGAGGCACCGCCACCCTCGACAGCCTCCGCGCGTGGCGGCTGAAGTCCATCTGGCGCTGA
- a CDS encoding PIG-L family deacetylase, whose protein sequence is MTDRPLTLMAVHAHPDDEATGTGGVLARYAAEGIRTVLVTCTDGGCGDGPGGVKPGDPGHDPAAVASMRRQELEASCGVLKVSDLEMLDYADSGMMGWPSNDAPGSFWQTPVEEGAARLAELMRHYRPDVVVTYDENGFYGHPDHIQAHRITMAALEMTALTPKVYWTTMPRSMMQRFGEIMREFGEDMPEPDPAEAAALAEIGLPDDEITTWVDTTAFSGQKFDALAAHASQGENIFFLRMGKERFGELMGMETFVRVQDATGAAVPENDLFAGLR, encoded by the coding sequence ATGACTGACCGGCCGTTGACGCTCATGGCAGTGCACGCCCACCCCGACGACGAGGCCACCGGAACCGGAGGAGTTCTCGCTCGCTACGCGGCGGAAGGTATCCGCACGGTTCTCGTGACGTGTACGGATGGTGGTTGCGGTGATGGGCCGGGGGGTGTCAAGCCAGGCGACCCGGGGCACGATCCGGCGGCGGTCGCCTCGATGCGCCGTCAGGAGCTCGAAGCGAGCTGTGGTGTTCTGAAGGTCAGCGATCTGGAGATGCTGGACTACGCCGACTCCGGGATGATGGGCTGGCCGAGCAACGATGCCCCCGGGTCCTTCTGGCAGACCCCCGTGGAGGAGGGCGCGGCCCGGCTCGCGGAACTGATGCGGCACTACCGGCCCGATGTGGTCGTCACCTATGACGAGAACGGCTTCTACGGCCATCCCGACCACATCCAGGCCCACCGCATCACGATGGCGGCGCTGGAGATGACCGCGCTGACACCGAAGGTGTACTGGACCACGATGCCCCGCTCGATGATGCAGCGGTTCGGCGAGATCATGCGCGAGTTCGGTGAGGACATGCCGGAGCCGGATCCGGCCGAGGCGGCCGCGCTGGCCGAGATCGGCCTTCCCGACGACGAGATCACCACGTGGGTGGACACCACCGCGTTCAGCGGCCAGAAGTTCGACGCGCTGGCCGCGCACGCCAGTCAGGGCGAGAACATCTTCTTCCTCAGGATGGGCAAGGAGAGGTTCGGCGAGTTGATGGGCATGGAGACCTTCGTGCGGGTCCAGGACGCCACCGGCGCGGCCGTGCCCGAGAACGATCTCTTCGCCGGACTGCGCTGA